One Rosa chinensis cultivar Old Blush chromosome 5, RchiOBHm-V2, whole genome shotgun sequence genomic region harbors:
- the LOC112166166 gene encoding uncharacterized protein LOC112166166, which translates to MGDRRPLHFNFFSSLKQVEKRLKLEHPSEQSTVLPSPLLESNKILTESLSSPMYLDLDPSNNNNHYSSSTLQDSSEAPEVFLSCSPQYIPTQENPTQPNALNDPKTINDTEAEAVDDIEQLIQLLGLSSCQEGDEEKAGLDLKCGGSENGGNSCHCEGGFYEKIVGVKGPKCGREVERLEGWINYFLNGDGEGKIEPFRLAHLLLSKAAFVSEGADHGFEGLDFPSTIGDFLRNDPPTD; encoded by the exons ATGGGAGATAGGCGACCCCTGCACTTCAATTTCTTCTCTTCCCTGAAGCAG GTTGAGAAGAGATTGAAATTGGAACACCCATCTGAACAATCTACTGTATTACCATCTCCATTGCTAGaaagcaacaaaatattaacaGAATCACTAAGCTCACCCATGTACCTTGATTTGGATccctccaacaacaacaaccattACAGTTCTAGTACACTCCAAGACAGTAGTGAAGCCCCTGAAGTATTCCTCTCATGCTCTCCACAGTATATACCAACCCAAGAGAACCCAACTCAGCCAAATGCCCTGAATGACCCGAAAACTATCAATGACACTGAAGCTGAAGCCGTCGACGATATTGAACAGTTGATTCAACTCTTGGGTTTGTCTAGTTGCCAGGAAGGAGATGAAGAAAAGGCTGGTTTGGACTTGAAGTGTGGAGGTAGTGAAAATGGGGGTAATTCTTGTCATTGTGAAGGCGGGTTTTATGAGAAGATTGTTGGGGTGAAGGGGCCAAAGTGTGGGAGAGAAGTGGAGAGGTTGGAGGGTTGGATTAACTACTTTTTGAATGGTGATGGGGAGGGAAAGATTGAGCCTTTCAGGCTGGCACATTTGCTTTTGAGTAAAGCTGCTTTTGTTTCTGAGGGTGCTGATCATGGTTTTGAAGGCTTGGACTTCCCTTCAACGATTGGGGATTTTCTGCGCAACGATCCTCCAACAGATTAA
- the LOC112203068 gene encoding glucan endo-1,3-beta-glucosidase 3, translated as MRLSMVFIALQFQFYAAMAKSISLCTLAASLLVLLHANAASPGDGHTPSTEEIAKTWCVPNPSLTYTKMQDLETYACNYVDCSSIHNGGPCFNPSNAFSHAAFAMNAYYQEQHQCFGNSGLISITDPSYGNCYFAGRKETVSSSAALSAWCVAKPTATDNLLQLNIDFACSHVNCSVIEPRGECQLPDAIMNHASVAMNLYYQSFGRTDMSCYFQSTGMVVIEDPSSGTCVYEGVFPDSEPVTPVHAKGKSRAFSATSVGVMVMGSIIGCALVAVAIYVMLWLRQPRPPVVKEVHMDPLPQPLYQPPEPSASPAPVEGSY; from the exons ATGCGCCTCTCAATGGTGTTCATCGCCCTCCAATTCCAATTCTATGCTGCAATGGCCAAGTCTATTTCCCTCTGCACACTTGCAGCCTCTCTGCTCGTTCTGCTTCATGCCAATGCTGCTTCTCCAG GAGATGGTCATACTCCATCCACTGAGGAGATTGCCAAG ACTTGGTGTGTCCCCAATCCATCATTAACCTATACGAAGATGCAAGACTTGGAAACGTATGCTTGCAATTATGTGGATTGCTCTTCAATTCACAATGGCGGTCCATGCTTCAACCCCTCAAACGCCTTTAGTCATGCAGCCTTTGCCATGAATGCTTATTATCAGGAGCAACACCAGTGTTTTGGTAACTCTGGACTCATATCTATTACTGATCCAA GCTATGGGAACTGCTACTTTGCAGGTAGAAAAGAGACGGTTTCCTCTTCAGCAGCTCTG AGTGCATGGTGTGTTGCAAAGCCAACGGCCACTGACAATCTTCTACAATTGAACATTGACTTCGCTTGTAGTCATGTCAACTGTAGTGTTATTGAACCCCGTGGTGAATGCCAATTACCAGACGCTATAATGAACCACGCATCTGTTGCCATGAATCTTTACTATCAATCTTTTGGCAGAACAGATATGAGCTGTTATTTTCAGTCCACAGGCATGGTTGTGATTGAAGATCCAA GTTCTGGAACTTGTGTCTATGAAGGGGTTTTCCCTGACAGCGAACCTGTGACTCCTGTCCATGCAAAAGGGAAAAGTAGGGCCTTTTCTGCAACATCAGTTGGAGTTATGGTGATGGGGTCGATCATTGGTTGTGCGCTGGTGGCAGTGGCTATATATGTTATGCTCTGGCTTCGTCAGCCCCGCCCGCCAGTGGTAAAGGAAGTTCACATGGACCCATTGCCACAGCCATTGTATCAACCACCAGAGCCATCAGCTTCCCCAGCTCCTGTTGAGGGTTCTTATTAG